GCCGCGACGGCTGCGGTGCTGCCGGTCATCGACTGACGCAGCTTGGCGACGCTTTCGTGTTCGATTTGTCGCACCCTTTCACGCGTCAGGCCCACCTCCTTGCCGATCTCCTTGAGCGTCATCGGCTCGCCGCCACCCAGGCCGAAGCGAAGCCGCAGGATGGTCGCGGCACGGTCGTCGATGTCGGCAAGGAGCTCGTGCATCCGCTCGAGGTCATCGAAGTTCATTGCCTCGTCGTCGGGTGTCAGCTCGCGATCGTCCGTGACGACGTCTGCGATCTGAATCTCGTCGCCGTCCTTGCCGCTGGCTCCGACGAATTGCGTGGGCGACGCGTAGGCCTTGAGGGCCTGCTTGATGATGCCATACTTCTTGTCGGTGACTTCGAGTGCGTCGCGCAGTTGATCGTCGTTCGGCGGGCGGCCGATGTCGTCGGTCAGGGTCTTGTGCAGCCGACGGAAGCGGGTCATCAGCTCGACCATGTACGCCGGGATGTGGATCGGCTGGACGCCGTTGATGAGCGACCGCTTGATGGCCTGCTTGATCCACCACGACGCGTACGTGCTGAAGCGTGCGCCGTTCTCGGGGTCGAAGCCCTCGACCGCCTTCAGCAGGCCGATGTTGCCCTCTTCGATCAGGTCCATGAGGCTCATGCCCCGGCCCTGGTAGTGCTTGGCGATGTTGACGACCAGCCGCAGGTTCGAACGCACCATCCGTTCACGGGCGGCCATGTCCTGCTGGTGAATGATCCGGCGGGCCAGCATCTTCTCCTCGTCGGCCGTCAACAGCGGCGAGTCGTTGATCTGACGCAGGTAGAGCTGGATCGCAGTCTGAACGGAGCCGGTGCTGGGCATGGCGGTGCGGGCAAGGAGGTCGCCGACGCCCGAAGTGGCGACTGGCAAAAGCGGCCGACACGTCCGCGTCGGGCCACCCTCGTTTGCTGCATCGACCCGCCAGAGCACCGACTTTGCGCCGGATGGACGATCTACGTGACCGGCGCCTTGGAAAGCGTTGCGTTGGCGGCGGCCCCGGCGAGACGCTTTGCCCCATCGCGGAGTCGACCCTTCCGCAGAAGAGACGTCGCCTCCCGGGCTCGCTGTGCTGCCAGGTGCCACTGCGACAGCTGGTAGGCTCGAACGACGTCGCGTTGCTCGGCCTGGTCTTTCGTTGCCGCGACCAGCGCTCGAACGGCCTTGCGGCGACCGGAGCGACGTTTGGCCGACACGCCTGCCGAATCCTCGTGCAGCCGATAAGCCAGAAGCGGCCGATCGAGGAACGCCATCGGCCCGCAGGCCATGAGGCGGAACCAGTACTCCGAGTCCTCGCCGATCGAGAGGTCCGTATTCCAGTCGCCCGTACGCAGCACCGCTGTCGCACGGGCCAGCACCACGCCCGGCGTGATCACACAGGGCCAGGTCGCGATGGCAAGGCGCGTCGTCGGTTCGCTCGACGAGAGGCGGCGCAGTTCGCCGCAATCCGCGACGTGGCGATCGAGCCGTGTCTGGAGTGCCGGCGTCGTCTCGACCGCTTTGCCGTCGGCATCTTGAAAATGAACGACTGCGTGGACGGCCGAGGCCTGCGGCTGCTTCTTCAGCTCGGCGAGCAGTTGTTCGAGCAGGTCGGCGTCTGGCACGTCGTCCGCGTCGAGCCACCAGAAGGCCGACGGAATGCCGCCGTCGCAAAGTACATTTCGACCGAGGTTTCGGGCTCGGCTGACGCCCGGCTCAGCCGCTTCGACGACCTGCCATCGCCCGTCGGCCTGTGCGTGCTCACGTGCAATGTCGAGTGTTCGATCGGTCGACGCGTTGACCACGATGACGCCACGCCAATGAGCGTGCGTCTGAGCTTCGACGGCGGTCAGGGTTTCGTCGAGATACCGCTCGCCGTTCCGAACCGGAACGACGACGCCCACATGCTGTTTTGCGGTTCGGGACGAGACGGAATCGGCCATGCGCTAGCGGAAGCATGCGCCGAAAGTCGGTCTCAGGTCGAGGGTGAATCGAAGTCGCGGGTTTTCGGACGCGGTTTCGACAGCGCACCTGCGGCGAGAAGCCGGCTACCGTCACGGCCGCATGAAGGACCCGGTTGCGCAGCTGAAGAGCCTCATCCAGGACGTGCCCGACTTTCCGGAGCCGGGCATCCTGTTCCGCGACATCACGCCGCTGCTGGCCGATCCGGCGGGGCTGGCGTTGTCTATTGAGCTGATGGCCAACCCGTTCCGCGGCCAGGGCATCGACCTGGTCATCGGGGCCGAGAGCCGCGGGTTCATCTTCGGGACGGCCGTCGCGTGCTGCCTGTCGGCAGGCTTCGGACTGGTCCGCAAGCCCGGCAAACTGCCGCGGGAAAAGCGGAGCCGCGATTACGCACTCGAGTACGGCACCAACACGCTGGAAATGCACGCGGGCGACGTGAAGCCCGGGCAGAAAGTGCTCATCTGCGACGACGTCCTCGCCACCGGCGGAACGATGGCGGCGTGCATCGAACTCGTCAAAGACCTCGGCGGCGATGTCGTTGCTGCGGCGGTGCTGATCGAACTCGAAGCCCTGGGCGGTCGGGCCCAGCTTGGCGAAACGCCTGTCCACTCCGTCGCGAAGTACTGATCACGTCCGTCGCGCTTGTCCGACGACACGACGACCGCCCAGTGGTCGGACGGCCGCCGCGGACATCTCCCTCCGGAAGATGTCGTTGCTTGTAAGAGCAAGCTCACTTCGAAGCGCCGAAGATGCCGCTCAGCCCAGCCGTGCCGGGCGAACCGAGGCTCTCCGACGATGGGCCTTCCATGCGATCGCGGTCGGCCATGATCGGCTTGGCCGGCGAGGAAGCGGTCGTCGGGCCGGCAACCACCTTGATCGCACCGGCCGGGAGACGAAGGCTGCCGACGTAGTCCTCGGCGGCGGCGATCATCAGCGGGACGTCGGTCATCGGATCCGCGTCGGTGTCGACGTAGACCACCGTCACTTCGCCGGGCTTGCGGCTGTGGGCAATGTAATCCAGTCGCTCACGACCCAGCGACGACAGCCGCGGCCCCGAGCCGTCATCGGCGTCCGC
This DNA window, taken from Planctomycetota bacterium, encodes the following:
- a CDS encoding sigma-70 family RNA polymerase sigma factor, yielding MLWRVDAANEGGPTRTCRPLLPVATSGVGDLLARTAMPSTGSVQTAIQLYLRQINDSPLLTADEEKMLARRIIHQQDMAARERMVRSNLRLVVNIAKHYQGRGMSLMDLIEEGNIGLLKAVEGFDPENGARFSTYASWWIKQAIKRSLINGVQPIHIPAYMVELMTRFRRLHKTLTDDIGRPPNDDQLRDALEVTDKKYGIIKQALKAYASPTQFVGASGKDGDEIQIADVVTDDRELTPDDEAMNFDDLERMHELLADIDDRAATILRLRFGLGGGEPMTLKEIGKEVGLTRERVRQIEHESVAKLRQSMTGSTAAVAA
- a CDS encoding glycosyltransferase, with the translated sequence MADSVSSRTAKQHVGVVVPVRNGERYLDETLTAVEAQTHAHWRGVIVVNASTDRTLDIAREHAQADGRWQVVEAAEPGVSRARNLGRNVLCDGGIPSAFWWLDADDVPDADLLEQLLAELKKQPQASAVHAVVHFQDADGKAVETTPALQTRLDRHVADCGELRRLSSSEPTTRLAIATWPCVITPGVVLARATAVLRTGDWNTDLSIGEDSEYWFRLMACGPMAFLDRPLLAYRLHEDSAGVSAKRRSGRRKAVRALVAATKDQAEQRDVVRAYQLSQWHLAAQRAREATSLLRKGRLRDGAKRLAGAAANATLSKAPVT
- a CDS encoding adenine phosphoribosyltransferase translates to MKDPVAQLKSLIQDVPDFPEPGILFRDITPLLADPAGLALSIELMANPFRGQGIDLVIGAESRGFIFGTAVACCLSAGFGLVRKPGKLPREKRSRDYALEYGTNTLEMHAGDVKPGQKVLICDDVLATGGTMAACIELVKDLGGDVVAAAVLIELEALGGRAQLGETPVHSVAKY